Proteins encoded together in one Betaproteobacteria bacterium window:
- a CDS encoding tripartite tricarboxylate transporter substrate binding protein gives MRSPMPHGVSRIAVAALAVLLPASVMAQKYPTKPIRIVVGFAAGGSTDLVARTASSKLHAALGQPVIVENRPGAGGNIAAEFVAQAPADGHVLLVTPSAFAVNPSLYRRAPYDAIKDFAPFTGLTSYMLFRVCHPSLPVRSVKQLIALAKSRPGHLNYSSAGTGTTTHISGELLSHMVQVKMTHVPFRGTGQQLPALLSGEVALAFGSTTVVPLIQAGKVVLLGVTGAKRFPDFPDAPTIAETVPGYEVTSWNAMFSPANTPPAITKRISEELRKGFGQPDARAIFERQGLEVTTGTPEELGALVAEETAKWATVIKAARIPLQ, from the coding sequence ATGAGATCGCCAATGCCGCATGGCGTATCGCGGATCGCGGTTGCAGCGCTCGCGGTGCTGCTGCCCGCTTCCGTCATGGCCCAGAAGTACCCGACCAAGCCCATTCGAATCGTCGTTGGATTTGCCGCCGGCGGCTCCACCGACCTGGTGGCGAGAACGGCGAGCAGCAAATTACATGCGGCGCTCGGACAGCCGGTCATCGTCGAGAACCGGCCTGGCGCGGGCGGCAACATTGCAGCAGAGTTCGTTGCGCAAGCGCCCGCGGACGGACATGTTCTTCTGGTCACACCGAGTGCCTTCGCAGTCAACCCAAGCCTCTACCGGCGTGCGCCCTACGACGCCATCAAGGACTTCGCACCGTTCACCGGTTTGACTTCGTACATGCTGTTTCGGGTCTGCCATCCTTCGCTGCCGGTTCGCTCCGTAAAGCAGTTGATCGCGCTTGCGAAGTCACGGCCCGGGCATCTCAACTATTCATCGGCGGGCACCGGGACGACGACGCATATCTCCGGCGAGCTGCTTTCCCACATGGTGCAAGTTAAGATGACGCACGTGCCTTTCCGGGGTACAGGGCAGCAATTGCCCGCATTGCTTTCGGGCGAGGTCGCTCTTGCTTTCGGCAGTACGACCGTCGTGCCGCTCATCCAGGCAGGCAAGGTCGTCTTGCTGGGCGTCACCGGCGCAAAGCGCTTTCCGGACTTTCCCGATGCACCGACGATCGCCGAGACGGTTCCGGGCTACGAAGTCACTTCCTGGAATGCCATGTTCTCACCGGCCAACACGCCTCCCGCGATCACGAAGCGAATCAGCGAGGAGCTGCGCAAGGGGTTCGGTCAGCCAGACGCGCGTGCGATCTTCGAACGACAGGGTCTGGAGGTCACCACCGGCACGCCCGAGGAGCTGGGAGCGCTCGTCGCGGAGGAAACCGCCAAGTGGGCGACGGTGATCAAGGCCGCTCGCATTCCCCTTCAGTAA